In the genome of Bacillus sp. S3, one region contains:
- the rsgA gene encoding ribosome small subunit-dependent GTPase A has translation MPEGKIVKALSGFYYVLHDESIIQCRGRGVFRKNKITPLVGDEVVFQAENDLEGYILEVKKRKNELIRPPIANVDQAILVFSAVEPDFSTVLLDRFLVLVEFNHIEPLICITKMDLTNHVQTQKISEYAEQYKRAGYEVILTSSETEVGIERLSPHIENKISVFAGQSGVGKSSLLNVLRPDLELKTNDISSHLGRGKHTTRHVELIKIGNGLIADTPGFSSLEFTNIETEDLTFCFPELQEASKNCKFRGCLHVTEPKCGVKEAVDAGEIPAYRYEHYADFLQEIKDRKPRY, from the coding sequence ATGCCTGAAGGGAAAATTGTCAAAGCATTAAGCGGTTTTTATTATGTTTTACATGATGAAAGCATAATCCAATGTCGCGGAAGAGGCGTTTTTCGAAAGAACAAAATAACCCCGCTTGTCGGGGATGAAGTGGTTTTTCAGGCTGAAAATGATTTGGAAGGTTACATTCTCGAAGTGAAAAAGCGTAAAAATGAATTAATTCGGCCGCCGATTGCGAACGTCGATCAGGCTATCCTTGTATTTTCAGCAGTGGAGCCAGACTTCAGCACGGTTTTATTGGATCGTTTTCTGGTGTTGGTCGAATTTAATCATATAGAACCATTAATCTGTATTACCAAGATGGACCTGACAAATCATGTACAAACCCAGAAAATTTCAGAGTATGCAGAGCAATACAAAAGAGCGGGTTATGAAGTGATTCTCACTTCTTCAGAAACAGAAGTTGGTATAGAGCGTTTAAGTCCGCATATTGAAAATAAGATTTCTGTCTTTGCCGGGCAATCAGGTGTAGGAAAGTCCTCCCTGCTAAATGTTTTAAGGCCGGATCTCGAATTAAAAACAAATGATATTTCGTCCCATCTTGGAAGAGGAAAGCACACGACCAGACATGTAGAACTTATTAAGATTGGGAATGGACTTATTGCCGATACACCAGGCTTCAGTTCATTAGAATTCACAAACATTGAAACGGAAGACTTAACATTTTGTTTTCCGGAATTACAAGAGGCGAGTAAGAACTGTAAATTTCGTGGCTGCTTACATGTAACTGAGCCAAAATGCGGTGTGAAAGAGGCAGTTGATGCTGGTGAAATTCCAGCATATCGGTATGAACATTATGCAGATTTTCTGCAGGAAATTAAAGATAGAAAGCCGAGGTATTAA
- the rpe gene encoding ribulose-phosphate 3-epimerase: protein MVKIAPSILSADFSKLGEEILAVEKGGADYIHIDVMDGHFVPNITIGPLIVEAIRPLTKLPLDVHLMIENPDQYIEAFVKAGADYITVHVEACRHLHRTIQNIKSYGIKAGVVLNPATPVETIQHIIGDIDMVLLMSVNPGFGGQAFIPEILPKIRKVKEMAEQKGINLEIEIDGGVNPETAKQCKEAGANVLVAGSAIYNQPDYAKAISLIRG from the coding sequence ATGGTGAAAATTGCACCTTCAATACTTTCAGCCGATTTTTCAAAATTGGGGGAAGAGATTTTAGCTGTTGAAAAAGGGGGAGCTGACTACATCCATATTGATGTCATGGACGGTCATTTTGTTCCTAATATTACAATTGGACCACTTATTGTTGAGGCGATTCGTCCGTTGACAAAGCTTCCGCTGGATGTGCACTTAATGATCGAAAACCCTGATCAATATATTGAGGCCTTTGTTAAAGCAGGGGCCGATTATATTACTGTACACGTGGAGGCATGCCGGCATCTTCACCGCACAATTCAAAATATCAAATCTTACGGTATTAAAGCTGGTGTGGTTTTAAATCCGGCTACTCCAGTTGAAACAATTCAACATATAATCGGGGATATTGATATGGTGTTATTAATGTCAGTCAATCCTGGTTTTGGAGGACAAGCATTCATTCCCGAGATCCTTCCAAAAATAAGAAAAGTAAAAGAAATGGCTGAACAAAAAGGAATAAATCTAGAGATTGAAATTGATGGCGGTGTGAATCCAGAAACGGCAAAACAGTGTAAGGAAGCAGGTGCAAATGTACTTGTTGCAGGCTCCGCAATTTATAACCAACCAGATTATGCGAAGGCCATTTCGCTAATTAGAGGGTAA
- a CDS encoding thiamine diphosphokinase, whose product MIINILAGGPEELLPNLIDYTEENAIWVGVDRGVFHLLTRNIIPEIAFGDFDSVSPEELLFIESQVSELKRYNPEKDETDMELALNWALAQKPSIVRLFGATGGRLDHLFANVHLLLNPLKEKHPADVYLIDRHNIVFLKEPGSYFIEKMKSKKYVSFVPLTLDVSGITLNGFKFPLKNQHISLGSTLCISNELINDYGTFSFSEGILIVIRSHD is encoded by the coding sequence ATGATAATAAATATACTTGCCGGGGGTCCTGAAGAACTGCTGCCAAATTTGATAGACTATACAGAGGAAAATGCCATCTGGGTTGGGGTTGACCGTGGCGTATTTCATCTGTTAACAAGAAATATCATTCCTGAAATTGCCTTTGGAGATTTCGATTCAGTCTCCCCAGAGGAGTTACTGTTCATTGAAAGCCAAGTATCAGAATTAAAGCGATATAATCCGGAAAAGGATGAAACGGATATGGAGCTTGCCCTTAATTGGGCATTGGCGCAAAAACCATCGATTGTTCGATTGTTCGGGGCGACTGGAGGAAGGCTTGATCATTTATTTGCAAATGTGCATCTTTTGTTGAATCCACTCAAAGAAAAACACCCGGCTGATGTCTATTTAATTGATCGTCATAACATCGTCTTTTTGAAAGAACCAGGCAGTTATTTCATTGAAAAAATGAAATCAAAAAAATATGTATCCTTTGTGCCCTTAACGCTTGATGTGAGTGGAATCACCTTAAACGGCTTTAAATTTCCACTTAAAAATCAGCATATTTCACTCGGATCTACACTATGTATTAGTAATGAACTTATTAATGATTATGGTACTTTTTCATTTTCAGAAGGCATATTAATAGTGATAAGAAGTCACGATTAA
- the spoVM gene encoding stage V sporulation protein SpoVM codes for MKFYTIKLPKFLGGLVRAMIGAFKKNE; via the coding sequence ATGAAATTTTATACGATTAAACTGCCAAAGTTTTTAGGCGGACTTGTCCGGGCAATGATTGGTGCATTTAAGAAAAACGAATAG
- the rpmB gene encoding 50S ribosomal protein L28, giving the protein MPRKCVVTGKKTTTGNARSHAMNANKRTWGANLQKVRILVDGKPKRVWVSARALRAGKVERV; this is encoded by the coding sequence ATGCCACGTAAATGTGTAGTAACTGGAAAGAAAACCACTACTGGTAACGCACGTTCTCACGCTATGAACGCTAATAAGCGTACATGGGGTGCTAACCTACAAAAAGTACGAATTCTTGTTGATGGAAAGCCTAAGCGTGTTTGGGTTTCTGCAAGAGCGTTAAGAGCCGGTAAAGTAGAGCGCGTATAA
- a CDS encoding Asp23/Gls24 family envelope stress response protein — protein MSIELKTKYGQIDISNEVIATIAGGAAIECYGIVGMASKNQIKDGITEILRKENFTRGVIVRQENEALHIDMYIIVSYGTKISEIAHNVQSKVKYTLDKTVGLAVDSVNIYVQGVRVTNP, from the coding sequence ATGTCCATTGAATTAAAAACAAAGTACGGACAAATTGATATTTCAAATGAAGTAATTGCGACGATTGCTGGTGGAGCGGCAATCGAATGTTACGGAATCGTCGGTATGGCCTCTAAGAATCAAATTAAAGATGGTATTACGGAAATACTACGAAAAGAAAACTTCACTCGCGGCGTGATCGTGCGCCAGGAAAATGAAGCATTACATATTGATATGTATATTATTGTCAGCTATGGAACGAAAATTTCCGAAATTGCCCACAACGTGCAATCAAAGGTTAAATACACCCTCGATAAGACAGTTGGACTTGCCGTTGACTCGGTCAATATTTACGTTCAGGGAGTTCGTGTGACGAACCCGTAG
- a CDS encoding DAK2 domain-containing protein, which yields MSITALDGKRFAEMVIQGANHLAANAKMVDALNVFPVPDGDTGTNMNLSMTSGAKEVKNNIQENIGKVGVALSKGLLMGARGNSGVILSQLFRGFSKAVESKAKISGKDFAGALEAGVETAYKAVMKPVEGTILTVAKDSAKKGVQAAELSDDIIVIMEEVLKEAKASLKRTPDLLPVLKEVGVVDSGGQGLVFVYEGFLAVLKGEELPESSDLLPSMSELVSAEHHKSVQSHINTEDIEFGYCTEFMVRFEKEKTAEHPFDEGVFRNDLSQFGDSLLVIADEDVVKVHIHSEQPGEVLTYGQRYGNLINMKIENMRQQHSNIVGESQSVLIADRYEAPKELQEYGIVTVSMGSGIAELFKSIGAHAVIEGGQTMNPSTEDIVKAVKEVHAKKVFILPNNKNIIMAAEQAKDVSEEEIYVIPSKTVPQGLSALLAFNPSAAVEANEAAMKEALQHVKTGQITFAVRDTSIDGLEIEKDDFMGISEGKIVVKNKDKGQVAKDLLTGMLDEDSEILTILYGEDVNETEVNNLVQFIEETYPDIEIEIHNGGQPLYSFIFSIE from the coding sequence GTGTCAATAACAGCATTAGATGGAAAACGTTTTGCCGAGATGGTAATTCAAGGTGCAAATCATTTGGCTGCAAATGCAAAAATGGTTGATGCGTTAAACGTTTTTCCTGTGCCCGACGGTGATACTGGAACAAATATGAATTTATCAATGACCTCTGGGGCGAAGGAAGTAAAGAATAATATTCAAGAAAATATAGGTAAAGTGGGAGTAGCTCTTTCAAAAGGCTTGCTTATGGGAGCACGAGGAAATTCAGGGGTTATTCTCTCCCAGTTATTCCGTGGTTTTTCAAAGGCTGTAGAATCGAAGGCGAAAATTTCAGGAAAAGACTTTGCCGGGGCCTTAGAAGCAGGGGTTGAAACCGCTTATAAAGCTGTCATGAAACCTGTTGAAGGAACGATTTTAACTGTAGCAAAAGATTCTGCCAAGAAGGGTGTTCAGGCTGCTGAACTATCAGACGATATTATTGTCATTATGGAAGAAGTCCTAAAGGAAGCGAAGGCATCCCTTAAGCGTACGCCCGATCTGCTGCCTGTTTTAAAGGAAGTTGGCGTAGTTGACAGTGGCGGTCAAGGACTTGTATTTGTCTATGAAGGCTTTCTTGCTGTATTAAAAGGAGAGGAGCTTCCTGAATCATCAGACCTGCTTCCTTCCATGTCTGAATTGGTAAGCGCTGAACACCATAAAAGTGTTCAAAGTCATATCAATACAGAAGATATAGAGTTTGGCTATTGCACAGAATTTATGGTTAGATTTGAAAAGGAAAAGACAGCGGAACATCCATTCGATGAAGGCGTATTTCGGAATGACCTCAGTCAATTTGGCGACTCATTATTGGTTATTGCGGATGAAGATGTGGTCAAAGTTCATATTCACTCCGAACAGCCAGGTGAAGTTTTAACATACGGTCAACGTTATGGCAATTTAATTAATATGAAGATTGAAAATATGCGCCAGCAACATTCCAATATCGTCGGTGAATCACAATCAGTACTTATCGCCGACCGTTATGAGGCACCAAAGGAACTCCAAGAATATGGAATCGTTACGGTTTCTATGGGGTCTGGAATTGCGGAATTATTTAAAAGCATTGGCGCCCATGCCGTCATTGAAGGCGGACAAACGATGAATCCTAGTACGGAAGATATCGTGAAAGCGGTAAAAGAGGTCCATGCCAAAAAGGTCTTTATTTTACCAAATAATAAAAACATCATTATGGCAGCAGAACAGGCAAAAGATGTTTCAGAAGAAGAAATTTACGTAATTCCATCTAAAACGGTTCCACAAGGACTTTCGGCCCTGCTTGCATTCAATCCGTCAGCAGCGGTGGAAGCAAATGAAGCAGCGATGAAGGAAGCATTACAGCATGTGAAAACAGGACAAATTACCTTTGCTGTCCGTGATACCTCCATTGATGGCTTAGAAATTGAGAAAGACGATTTCATGGGCATTTCTGAAGGGAAAATCGTTGTAAAAAACAAAGATAAAGGTCAAGTAGCTAAGGACCTTTTAACCGGTATGCTTGATGAGGATTCCGAAATTTTAACGATTCTCTATGGTGAGGACGTGAATGAAACAGAGGTAAACAATCTAGTACAATTTATCGAAGAAACTTATCCTGATATAGAAATTGAAATTCATAATGGCGGCCAGCCATTGTATTCATTTATCTTTTCAATTGAATAA
- the recG gene encoding ATP-dependent DNA helicase RecG, with amino-acid sequence MFDNLNQSVMVLKGIGDETAEAFAEMKIFTIQDLLEYFPYRYEDYSLKDLTQVQHEEKVTVEGKVHSEPSLSYYGRKKSKLTIRLFVGNYLIKVVFFNQPYLKNKINMNETITVTGKWDAHRQTITANEMQAGPNTKANDFEPVYSVKGKITTRGMRKFIHLAFGQYGHFLEETLPVSFLQKYRLLGRKNAIQIMHFPGHPEEVKQARRRFVYEEFLLFQLKMQALRKFEREHSPGIKQSYHLTKVKGFINSLPFPLTNAQKRVVNEVLAELKSPYRMNRLLQGDVGSGKTVVAAIGLYASVTAGYQGALMVPTEILAEQHADSLKRLLEPFNVRCELLTSSIKGKRRREILQELADGKVDILIGTHALIQDEVTFKKCGFVITDEQHRFGVEQRRVLREKGENPDVLFMTATPIPRTLAITVFGEMDVSIIDEMPAGRKSIETYWAKPEMLERVLAFVEKELNKGHQAYVICPLIEESEKLDVQNAIDVHTTLSHFFQNRYHIGLMHGRLPTEEKDSVMKAFSANEIQVLVSTTVVEVGVNVPNATMMVIYDAERFGLSQLHQLRGRVGRGSDQSYCILLASPKSEVGQERMRIMTETNDGFVLSEKDLELRGPGDFFGKKQSGVPEFKVADMVHDYRALETARSDAAMLIGSRNFWTDPEYQYLRSKLDESGVLEGEKLD; translated from the coding sequence GTGTTCGATAATCTAAACCAATCAGTAATGGTATTAAAAGGAATTGGGGACGAAACGGCTGAAGCCTTTGCGGAAATGAAAATTTTTACGATTCAAGATTTATTGGAATATTTTCCTTACCGCTATGAAGACTATTCGCTTAAGGACTTAACGCAAGTGCAGCATGAAGAGAAAGTGACGGTAGAGGGGAAGGTTCATAGTGAGCCTTCTCTAAGCTATTATGGCAGGAAGAAATCAAAGCTTACGATTAGGCTTTTCGTCGGAAATTATTTGATTAAAGTAGTGTTTTTTAACCAACCCTATTTGAAAAATAAAATCAATATGAATGAAACCATCACAGTAACCGGCAAATGGGATGCCCATCGCCAAACCATTACAGCGAATGAAATGCAGGCAGGTCCCAACACAAAAGCTAACGATTTTGAACCAGTTTACTCGGTCAAAGGCAAAATTACGACTAGAGGAATGCGAAAATTTATTCATCTTGCTTTTGGGCAGTATGGTCATTTCCTCGAAGAAACACTTCCAGTATCTTTTTTGCAAAAATACCGTCTGCTTGGCAGGAAAAATGCCATTCAAATCATGCATTTTCCCGGCCATCCTGAAGAGGTAAAACAAGCAAGACGACGCTTTGTCTATGAGGAATTCCTATTGTTTCAATTAAAAATGCAGGCTTTAAGGAAGTTTGAACGGGAGCATTCTCCCGGAATCAAGCAATCGTATCATTTGACGAAAGTAAAGGGATTTATCAACAGCCTTCCGTTTCCGCTAACAAATGCCCAAAAAAGGGTTGTTAATGAGGTATTAGCAGAACTAAAATCACCATACCGCATGAATCGTTTATTACAAGGAGATGTAGGTTCAGGGAAAACAGTTGTCGCGGCGATTGGATTGTACGCCAGTGTGACGGCAGGCTACCAAGGGGCGCTTATGGTCCCAACGGAAATTTTGGCTGAGCAGCATGCGGATTCATTAAAAAGGTTATTAGAACCATTTAACGTGAGATGTGAGCTATTAACAAGTTCGATAAAAGGAAAACGCAGACGGGAAATCCTTCAAGAGCTTGCCGATGGAAAAGTAGATATTTTAATTGGTACACATGCCCTTATTCAGGATGAGGTTACGTTTAAAAAATGCGGTTTTGTAATAACCGATGAGCAGCATCGCTTCGGTGTAGAGCAGAGGAGAGTGCTGCGGGAAAAGGGAGAAAATCCTGATGTCCTGTTTATGACTGCAACTCCTATTCCAAGAACTCTTGCGATTACTGTTTTCGGTGAAATGGATGTCTCAATCATCGATGAGATGCCTGCAGGCAGGAAATCGATTGAAACCTATTGGGCAAAACCAGAAATGCTTGAGCGCGTTCTAGCCTTTGTCGAAAAAGAATTAAATAAGGGGCATCAGGCATATGTCATTTGCCCGTTAATAGAGGAGTCAGAAAAGCTCGATGTCCAAAATGCGATTGATGTGCATACAACACTTAGCCACTTTTTCCAAAATCGCTATCATATAGGACTCATGCACGGCCGTTTACCGACTGAGGAAAAGGATTCGGTTATGAAGGCATTTAGTGCAAATGAAATTCAAGTTCTTGTTTCTACGACTGTTGTGGAAGTAGGGGTGAACGTACCGAATGCAACGATGATGGTGATTTATGATGCCGAGCGGTTTGGGCTTTCACAGCTGCACCAGCTGCGTGGACGAGTTGGCCGCGGAAGTGATCAATCGTATTGTATTTTACTGGCAAGTCCCAAATCAGAGGTAGGTCAGGAAAGAATGAGAATCATGACAGAAACAAATGATGGTTTTGTTTTAAGTGAAAAGGATTTGGAACTTAGAGGACCGGGTGACTTTTTTGGAAAAAAACAAAGCGGGGTTCCGGAATTTAAGGTTGCAGATATGGTTCATGATTATCGTGCACTTGAAACAGCAAGAAGTGATGCGGCTATGCTAATTGGGTCGAGGAACTTTTGGACAGACCCTGAATATCAATACTTACGATCCAAGCTCGACGAATCAGGTGTTTTAGAAGGAGAAAAGCTGGATTAA
- the fapR gene encoding transcription factor FapR, which translates to MRRSKKERQHLLTTTIKENPFITDEELAEKFQVSVQTIRLDRLELSIPELRERIKTVAEKRFEDEVRSLPLEEVIGEIIDIELDKSAISIFDVKAEHVFKRNNIARGHHVFAQANSLAVAVINDELALTAKANIQFKRSVKLHERVIAKARVTKMDENTGRTFVEVKSYVNNELVFIGELEMYHRSKNVKG; encoded by the coding sequence ATGAGAAGAAGTAAAAAGGAACGTCAACATTTATTAACCACTACAATAAAAGAGAATCCCTTTATAACCGATGAGGAGCTGGCGGAAAAATTTCAGGTTAGTGTCCAAACCATTCGTCTAGACCGCTTGGAATTGTCGATTCCGGAACTGCGTGAACGGATTAAAACGGTAGCAGAGAAACGGTTCGAAGATGAAGTCCGCTCATTACCGCTCGAAGAAGTCATTGGAGAAATTATCGATATTGAACTAGACAAAAGCGCGATTTCGATTTTTGACGTGAAGGCCGAGCATGTCTTTAAACGCAATAATATTGCCCGCGGACACCATGTTTTTGCCCAGGCAAATTCTCTGGCTGTTGCTGTTATTAATGATGAATTGGCACTAACGGCAAAAGCGAATATTCAATTTAAACGTTCGGTAAAATTGCATGAGCGGGTAATTGCTAAAGCGCGTGTGACAAAAATGGATGAGAATACCGGCAGAACGTTTGTCGAAGTGAAAAGTTATGTGAATAATGAGCTTGTTTTTATCGGAGAATTGGAAATGTATCACCGTTCGAAAAACGTTAAAGGATGA
- the plsX gene encoding phosphate acyltransferase PlsX translates to MKLAIDAMGGDNAPKEIVSGAMKAVQAFSDIHITLVGDEHKIKETLTSHERISILHTTEVILGTDEPVRAVRRKKSASMVLAAQQVADGTADACISAGNTGALMAAGLFVIGRIDGIDRPALAPTLPTIGGEGFLLLDVGANADAKPEHLVQNALMGSIYSEKVRGIAKPRVGLLNIGTEEKKGNELTKHAFDLLKNADIHFVGNVEARDLLEGVADVVVTDGFTGNMVLKTIEGTALAMFKMLKTTLMSSFTSKLAAAVLKPNLKTLKNTLDYSEYGGAALFGLKAPVIKAHGSSDAQAIYSAIKQTREMVRYDVADLIKQAAGESTIAKIEQ, encoded by the coding sequence ATGAAACTAGCAATCGATGCTATGGGCGGAGACAATGCCCCAAAAGAAATTGTGTCAGGCGCGATGAAAGCTGTTCAAGCATTTTCTGATATACATATTACCCTTGTCGGCGATGAACATAAAATAAAGGAAACGCTGACGAGCCATGAGAGGATTTCTATTTTACATACGACGGAAGTTATACTGGGGACAGATGAGCCTGTTAGGGCGGTTCGCAGAAAAAAGTCTGCCTCAATGGTATTAGCTGCCCAACAAGTAGCAGATGGTACAGCAGATGCCTGTATTTCTGCAGGAAATACAGGGGCATTGATGGCAGCGGGGCTGTTTGTTATCGGCAGAATTGATGGGATTGATCGGCCTGCATTAGCACCTACCCTGCCTACCATTGGCGGTGAAGGATTCCTGCTCCTGGATGTTGGGGCAAATGCCGATGCCAAACCAGAACACCTTGTGCAAAATGCCCTTATGGGTTCCATCTACAGTGAAAAGGTAAGAGGGATTGCGAAGCCTAGAGTAGGACTATTGAACATTGGCACAGAGGAAAAGAAAGGCAATGAATTGACAAAGCATGCCTTTGACCTATTAAAAAATGCCGATATTCATTTTGTAGGCAACGTAGAGGCCAGGGATTTACTAGAGGGTGTTGCCGATGTGGTTGTTACCGATGGGTTTACGGGTAATATGGTATTAAAAACGATTGAAGGAACTGCCCTAGCGATGTTTAAAATGTTAAAAACAACGTTAATGAGCAGTTTTACAAGTAAATTGGCCGCTGCTGTGTTAAAACCGAATTTAAAAACCTTAAAAAATACCTTGGATTACTCAGAATATGGCGGTGCCGCCCTTTTCGGCTTAAAAGCACCGGTGATTAAGGCCCATGGTTCGTCTGATGCACAAGCCATATACAGTGCGATAAAACAAACAAGGGAAATGGTCAGGTATGATGTCGCTGACTTGATTAAACAAGCAGCAGGAGAGTCTACTATTGCTAAAATAGAACAATAA
- the fabD gene encoding ACP S-malonyltransferase: protein MGKIAFVFPGQGSQTVGMSKELAEKHSEVMDYFTKADSRLNVPLSKLIFEGPKEELTITYNTQPALLTTSMAILEYFSKSGVKADFAAGHSLGEYSALVAAGVFSFEDGVYAVRKRGEFMENAVPNGEGSMAAVLGLDREPLAAVTIEVSESGHTVSLANLNCPGQIVISGSREGVELAGVKAKEAGAKRVLPLDVSGPFHSALMKPAADQLREVLDGVEMKDAAIPVVVNVSAEPIQSASDIKDKLIEQLYSPVLWEDSVAKMIELGVDTFIEIGPGKVLSGLIKKIDKTVKIYSVSDEESANAVIEALKEENL, encoded by the coding sequence ATGGGGAAAATAGCATTTGTTTTTCCAGGACAGGGGTCACAAACTGTTGGAATGAGTAAGGAACTTGCAGAAAAACACTCCGAGGTAATGGACTACTTTACGAAGGCAGACAGTAGGTTAAATGTGCCTCTGAGCAAGTTAATATTTGAAGGACCTAAAGAAGAATTAACAATAACTTATAATACCCAGCCTGCCCTGTTAACGACAAGTATGGCTATTTTGGAATACTTCAGCAAATCGGGAGTAAAAGCGGATTTTGCGGCAGGGCACAGCCTTGGTGAATATTCGGCTCTTGTTGCTGCTGGCGTATTTTCTTTTGAAGATGGTGTGTACGCTGTCAGAAAGCGTGGAGAGTTTATGGAAAACGCCGTACCAAATGGCGAAGGTTCCATGGCAGCAGTACTAGGCCTTGACCGTGAACCGCTTGCGGCGGTTACGATTGAAGTAAGTGAATCAGGTCATACCGTTTCTTTGGCAAATTTAAACTGTCCAGGTCAAATTGTGATTTCAGGATCACGCGAAGGGGTAGAGCTTGCAGGCGTAAAAGCAAAAGAAGCTGGAGCAAAAAGGGTACTGCCACTGGATGTAAGTGGACCTTTTCATTCAGCACTAATGAAACCGGCGGCAGATCAACTTCGTGAGGTTTTAGATGGGGTTGAAATGAAGGATGCAGCCATCCCGGTTGTTGTGAATGTCAGCGCTGAACCAATTCAATCCGCTTCAGACATAAAGGATAAACTTATCGAACAATTATATTCCCCTGTTTTATGGGAAGATTCTGTTGCGAAAATGATTGAATTGGGTGTTGACACCTTTATAGAAATTGGTCCAGGGAAAGTTCTTTCAGGTTTAATTAAAAAAATTGATAAAACAGTAAAAATATATTCCGTTTCCGATGAAGAGAGTGCCAATGCTGTCATCGAGGCGTTAAAGGAGGAAAACCTATGA
- the fabG gene encoding 3-oxoacyl-[acyl-carrier-protein] reductase: MSLAGKSVLVTGASRGIGREIALELAKQGANVAVNFAGSEAKANEVVDEIKALGRDAIAIKCNVANAEEVAEMVKGTIDRFGKLDILVNNAGITKDNLLMRMKEEEWDDVININLKGVFLCTKAVTRQMMKQRVGRIINIASIVGVSGNPGQANYVAAKAGVIGLTKTTAKELASRNITVNAIAPGFITTDMTDKLSEDVKAEMLKQIPLARLGEPKDIAKITAFLASDDSSYITGQTFHVDGGMVM; encoded by the coding sequence ATGAGTTTAGCTGGGAAGTCTGTTCTTGTGACAGGAGCATCTCGAGGAATCGGCAGAGAAATTGCCCTGGAACTAGCAAAACAAGGTGCGAATGTAGCCGTTAATTTCGCAGGCAGTGAAGCGAAAGCAAATGAAGTGGTTGATGAAATTAAAGCGCTTGGACGGGATGCAATTGCTATAAAATGTAATGTTGCAAATGCCGAGGAAGTCGCTGAAATGGTGAAGGGGACGATTGACCGTTTCGGTAAGCTTGACATCCTCGTCAATAATGCGGGAATTACGAAGGATAATTTATTGATGAGAATGAAGGAAGAGGAATGGGATGATGTCATCAACATCAACTTGAAAGGTGTTTTCCTTTGTACAAAAGCAGTCACCCGGCAAATGATGAAGCAGCGCGTGGGCCGAATCATTAATATTGCCTCCATCGTCGGGGTGAGCGGCAACCCAGGCCAAGCGAACTATGTAGCAGCTAAAGCAGGTGTGATTGGACTAACCAAAACGACTGCCAAAGAATTGGCCTCTAGAAATATTACAGTCAACGCCATTGCACCGGGCTTCATTACGACAGATATGACTGATAAATTATCTGAAGACGTAAAGGCGGAAATGTTAAAACAGATTCCATTGGCAAGATTAGGGGAGCCTAAAGATATTGCGAAAATAACTGCATTTTTAGCTTCAGATGACTCATCCTATATAACAGGCCAAACTTTCCACGTCGACGGCGGAATGGTAATGTAA
- a CDS encoding acyl carrier protein, giving the protein MAEVLERVTKIIVDRLGVDESQVTLEASFKDDLGADSLDVVELVMELEDEFDMEISDDDAEKIGTVGDAVNYINSSK; this is encoded by the coding sequence ATGGCAGAGGTATTAGAACGTGTTACAAAAATCATCGTTGACCGCTTAGGCGTTGATGAGTCTCAAGTTACGCTTGAAGCTTCATTTAAAGATGATCTTGGTGCTGATTCCCTTGACGTAGTTGAACTAGTAATGGAATTAGAAGATGAGTTCGATATGGAGATTTCTGACGATGATGCTGAAAAAATCGGCACTGTTGGTGATGCTGTTAATTACATAAATAGCAGTAAGTAA